Part of the Bacillus andreraoultii genome is shown below.
AATTTGGGAAATCTTATGTTCTCTATTACCCAGTAAGCGCTGAAGACGAAGATGAAGATGGAGAAATTGAAATACATGCATCGAGCTTTATTCCAGGTGAAGAACAAGGAGATTTAAAGCCAATTGAATCAGATGAAGAATGGGATCTTATCGAGGAAATGCTAGAAACCTTCCTAGGAGAAGATGAAGAATAGTAACCATTTTGAGAAAGGCTGTTTTCTTAGAGCGTATTGCTTTTGGGAAAAATTTACTGTGGAAGATTTTGGTGGCGAATTCGCGATTACGTTAATCACTTGACTATGTATGATGTTACTTCAAGAGATAAATTTGCTTAAGACGTAACCTGCAGGAAGAGCCCGTCTTAGTGAATAACAACATAGTTTTCAAGAACAGCCTTCAGAAAAAATAATAAGCTGTCCTAAAAGAAATGTATGACATCTATTGGAATAGTAGATGAACATTTCTTTCGGACAGCTTTTTTTATAATATAAGTAAAAATAAACGAATATTTATAGTATAATAATCCAGGAAAGAAAGTTTCGAGTACTTTTTACATTTTTCGCACTCCCATAAGGAGGTTTTCAATGGATAAGAATGAAAAGAAAAAGTTAATGGAAATAAAAATGCAAGAAAAATATACCGAGGCAAAGACTGTAAGAAAAATAGTATTTTTAACTACAGCGATTATTATATTATTAGTCGCTGGTATTTTCACAGGTGGATATCTTTATGTGAAAGGGGCATTAAAACCACTTGATCCTAATAGCAATAAAGAAATTAAAGTAGAAATCCCATTAGGATCTGGCACGTCTGATATTGCAGCAATATTAGAAGACAAGAAAATTATTAAAGATGAACATGTTTTTAAATATTATGTAAAGTTTAAAAATGAATCTGGTTTCCAAGCAGGGACTTATCAATTGTCACCTTCTATGTCTTTTAATCAAATTATAAAAAGTTTAAAAACCGGACGTGTTCATAAAAAAGCAGTGGTAACAATTTCGGTACCTGAAGGATTAAAATTAACTGAAATTGCAGCGATTATTGCAAAACAAACAAAGTATAGTGAAAAAGAAGTACTCGACAAAGTAAATGATAAAAAATTTATCGAACAGGTCATGGAACAATATCCTGATTTAGTAACGAAAGATGTTTTTGGTAAAAATATTAAGTTTCCATTAGAAGGCTATCTTTACCCAGCTACGTAT
Proteins encoded:
- a CDS encoding DUF1292 domain-containing protein; its protein translation is MEHGDNHITVIDEDGNEELCEILFTFESEEFGKSYVLYYPVSAEDEDEDGEIEIHASSFIPGEEQGDLKPIESDEEWDLIEEMLETFLGEDEE
- the mltG gene encoding endolytic transglycosylase MltG, encoding MDKNEKKKLMEIKMQEKYTEAKTVRKIVFLTTAIIILLVAGIFTGGYLYVKGALKPLDPNSNKEIKVEIPLGSGTSDIAAILEDKKIIKDEHVFKYYVKFKNESGFQAGTYQLSPSMSFNQIIKSLKTGRVHKKAVVTISVPEGLKLTEIAAIIAKQTKYSEKEVLDKVNDKKFIEQVMEQYPDLVTKDVFGKNIKFPLEGYLYPATYHYYEKNPPLEEILLTMIKKTNEIVDEYRVDINKKEMSVHEVLTVASLIEEEATKETDRKAISSVFYNRIKAGMPLQTDPTVIYAIGKHRERLTFKDYYEVEDPYNTYLNTGLPPGPIANSGKVSIEAALYPTSTDYYYFLATADGKVLFSKTLEEHNEKYAEHIEKKNH